The Flaviramulus sp. BrNp1-15 genome has a window encoding:
- a CDS encoding SDR family oxidoreductase: MSKVVLITGGSSGIGKSIGEFLKEKGFIVYGTSRNPDNYKDSKFPILALDVKNNETIQKTVSEIIKTENRLDIVINNAGAGITGPIEEIPEDEIKNNFDTNFFGPINVIKAVLPQMRKQQSGLIINITSIAGYMGLPYRGVYSASKGALELLTEAFRMELKDFNIKMTNVAPGDFATNIAAGRYHAPLLDKSPYKKPYGNTLELMNSHVDNGSDPNIMAKAVYKIINTQNPKGHYKVGEFMQKFSIVLKRILPDKVYEKLLMNHYKL; encoded by the coding sequence ATGTCTAAAGTTGTTTTAATAACAGGTGGTTCTTCTGGTATTGGGAAATCTATTGGTGAATTTCTAAAAGAAAAAGGTTTTATAGTTTATGGTACGAGTAGAAATCCTGATAATTATAAAGACAGTAAGTTTCCTATTCTGGCATTAGATGTTAAAAATAATGAAACAATACAAAAAACTGTTTCAGAAATTATAAAAACAGAAAACAGATTAGACATTGTAATAAACAATGCAGGTGCAGGTATTACTGGACCCATTGAAGAAATTCCAGAAGATGAAATTAAAAACAATTTTGATACTAATTTTTTCGGACCAATTAATGTCATTAAAGCGGTGTTACCACAGATGCGGAAACAACAATCTGGATTAATTATAAATATTACATCTATAGCAGGTTACATGGGTTTACCTTACAGAGGTGTTTATAGCGCTAGTAAAGGTGCTTTAGAGCTTTTAACTGAAGCTTTTAGAATGGAGTTGAAAGATTTTAATATTAAAATGACTAATGTTGCTCCTGGAGATTTTGCAACAAATATTGCAGCAGGAAGATATCATGCACCACTTCTTGATAAATCTCCTTATAAAAAACCTTATGGAAATACTTTAGAACTAATGAACAGTCATGTTGATAATGGTAGCGACCCAAATATAATGGCTAAAGCGGTATATAAAATCATCAATACCCAAAACCCAAAAGGGCATTATAAAGTGGGGGAGTTTATGCAGAAATTTTCTATTGTACTTAAACGAATTTTACCAGATAAAGTTTATGAAAAACTTCTAATGAATCATTATAAGTTATAA